Below is a genomic region from Spartinivicinus poritis.
TTATCTAGCCTCCCATCCAAAACCCCTTCAGGCAGCTGATAACCACCGTATTCTGTATGTATTACCCTACAAGACCTTAGATGAATCGCCTTACCAGATAAGCGCTTGGTAAATTAGTCCACTAACTTACCAAGCGCTCGGATAGGCAGCATAATGAACTCAGCTGAAAGCTCAATGGTTACCTCAAACACATCAAGCCACCATTGCCAGGCACTGTTATTATCATGATGACGCCTCTTGGGCCAAACATACCGAGCAACAATAAAGCCTGAAAGTGCTACCACTAAAGTTAGCCAGCTAAAACCACCTATAAAGAGATGCATGAGCAAAAAGAAGGATATTATAAATAAGGCTGTAGAAAAGAATATTCTGAATGGATACATAAACTTTATCTCCTTATTTAGAGCTGCCCTTTAGTTAAAAAAAAGCCCCTTACTCAAGGGGCAAAGTTGCTGATGGGCATGAAATTATTTAGCTGTATTTTTTGCTTTTAAGCGAGCCAGCACATCATTAGCACTTGATGCATTAGCTTTAATACCTGCAGCTTTCATTTTGCTTTCTAAATCATTTTCAGCACATTCTGTTGATAACTCATGTGCAGCTTCCATTTGAGCAGCACGCTCAGCTTGCTTTTGCTTAATTCGCTCTAAAGAGTCAGCAGCCGTCGTCATTCTAGAGTTTGCACCACTGTAGCGTGCAGCCACTGCTGCTTGGGCTTTCTGTACACTATCAGTTGCTTTAACTGTATCAACCTGCTGTCTTAAGCGCTTCAAGTTGCTTTCTGCATGTTTGACTGCACTGCGAAGACTTTCAACACTCTTGGTATATCCAGCTTTCACTTCCTCTTCAGAAGTCAATTGAGCCTCAAGCTCAGCAATTTTTTCCGCAATACTGATAGCAAGTGCTTCGTCACCTTTATCTAAGGCCTGTCCAGCATATTGCTCATATTCGTTAATTTTGGCAGTCAGCTGACTACATTTATCAGTGACTAGTTTTTGCTTGGCCATAATGTTGGCTAATGCTGTTTTAGAGCGGTTTAGCTCTTCACTCGCATCACGAATTTCCTGATCAAGGATACGAAGCGCCTGGCTATCAACAATTGCTTCTCCAGCTTCAGTTGCTGCACCACGAATAGCTGTCATTAATTTATTTAAAATGCCCATGCGCTGTTCCTCTTAAAGTTCACGTTGTATTTAAGTTGGGGATAGGATAACTCCTTAACCGCCATTACATGTAACAATGAATCGCATGTTACATGTCAGAACAAAGTTTGTCCATAATTTTTTACATGTAATAAGTGAAAGTTTCGCTACTAAATTTCGCTACCCATATAATCTATTGATTTTTATACATATTAATCACACACAAACAGAGCAATAGCACTCCTCCAATTGCTATTCCCACGGTCACCCACTATAAGATAGATATGTCTGATTACTTACTTGCTTATTAAAACAATGTTGAAACGTTTACTTGCAGCTATATTCTTGACGCTGTTTAGCTACACAAGCATCGCAGGAGAAGAAATTCCTATTTGGAGCTATTACGAATCGCCACCCTTTGGTGTTAATGAAGACAAAAGTGACATCACCAGCTTTCTGGCAACCTACTTGACCAGCCATAGCGGCGGCAAATGGTCATTTATATCCAAATTTCTACCTCGCCCTCGCTTAAACAAGTATCTAGAGGAACAACAAAAAGGGATTGCAATATGGGCTAACCCAATTTGGTTTGGCGATAAAAGCGAAACACGCTATGACTGGACCAATAGTGTTGTATTAGGTAGAAATGAAATCGTCTCCTTAAAAGAAAGCCCTGTACCTTACCAAGAGCCAAGCTCACTCACTGGCAAAAAGTTTGGAGGCGTTAGAGGTCACCGTTATGTGGGAATTGATGATTTAGTAAGCAACGGCAAGATTAATCGTAAAGACAGTGCATCATTTGAAAAGAATTTTTTAAAACTATTAAGCAAACGTGTTGATGTCATTCTTATTCCCAGAGGAGAACTTTTTCACTTAATGAAAAAAAATAATGCAGAGGATAAAATCTATATTGCCAGCCAGCCTCATCAAGTATACAAACGAAAAATGCTAGTCACCAAAAATCTTCCTGGCGTCCGCGATTTTATTAATAATCAGTTAAACACACTAAAGAACAACAATGACTGGATTACACTATTAAAAAATGCAGGTATTTATAAAGAAAGCCAGTAAGCTAGCAACTCTTTATTTATGACCTTTGTTTATTGCTATATTCACTTTACACCCTTCTAAGTTGCCTGACAGTATCAAAACAACCGTCTTGCTCAACAACTTTTTCAATAGAATAAATAGGAATAAGTAGCGCTTAATTATAGTAAAACAGGTTCCTAACTCACTCAGCACTAACAATGCGCTCAGCTAAGGACATATATAACTCAATGGTAAAGGGCACCTTTAAAGTCAATAGAAAGAAAAGGAACTAGCTATACTATACAGATAGCTTACACTTCACCACATTTCTTTTGATGGTTTAGCACAAACGCTACATATGAAAGACCACCATTCACTTTTATCTTTTCCTGTTAATCTCAACTATGCCGATGAGCTAAATAACGACTTTCGCAAACTTAAATTCAGCCCTGATATAGAAACAGTGTTTCGCAGTTACTATGACGAAGAAACCCTGCGTATGCGTCAACTTGCCATTTTAGTAGGCTGTTTTCTATGGCCTCTTTTCACTATTATGGATATTTTTATCGCTCCACCACAATACTTATCTATCTTTCTATTTATTCGACTAGCGATAGTGATGCCTATATTGCTGGTTATGTTAAAAGTGGTTTATTCCATTCGCTGGCAAAGTTATACACGATATTACGCGGTGCTAGTCGGTGCATTTGTAAATGCTGGGGTTGTTATCATTGTGAATCTGGGCCATTACTATAATCCCGACTACCCCTATGAAGGTATTATTTTAATTTGGCTATTTTGCTTCTTTCTCTCTGGCATGGTGGTAAGAGAAGCTATTTTGGTTACATTTCTACCTTTTATCTGTTATATCGGCATTGAGTTATTTATCATAGGCAATATTGCCCTAGCCATGACCAGTGGTCTTATTTTATTTGGTACATACATCATTTGTGCCATTGGATCTTACTTAGTAGAGTTTCGCACACGAGAAAGTTTTTTAACCAAAGGCATGTTAACCCAATTAGCCGATACTGATAGCTTAACTGGTATTTTCAATCGTCGGTATTTCAATAATCAGTGCTTAAGACTTTGGAAACAAGCATGCCGTGAAAACAAGTGCCTTGGTATCCTTTTATTAGATATTGATCATTTTAAGCAATACAACGATAACTATGGACATAGCGAAGGTGATGAGACACTAAAACAAGTCGCCAGCTTTTTACAAAAACTAGCCAAACGTCCAATGGATGTGGTGGCCCGTTACGGCGGAGAAGAGTTCGCTGTAATATTATATGACATTAATATGGAAGGAATGGAAAGATATTGCCAGAAATTGGTAAAAGGTGTACACGACTTAAAGATTCCTCATGGTTTCTCTCCAAGCGGTGATTTTATTACTATTAGCTGTGGTGCCCGCTTAATGGCAGCCAACAGCACCACTGCACTGAACCAAGCCATCAAAGATGCAGACCATAGTCTTTATGAAGCAAAAGCTCAAGGACGTAACCAATACAACATTTATGGTCTAGATTTACTCCCCCGAGAAACTGTAATGAAAATTTTATAAACCTAGCCAATACTCATAAGCCTGCTCCAACTGTAGTTCACTAAACACTTTGACTCCATACTTCACTAGCAAAGCAGTTGTTACACCCTCACCAGCTCTTAGCTGTCCAGAAAAACTACCGTCGTATATTGCCTCACTACCACAAGAAGGACTTTTTGCCTTAAGGATTGCAAGTTTTATTTGGTGTTGATGTACCAGCGCCAAACATTGTTCAGCGCCTGTTTTAAAGGACTGGGTAACTATGACGTCTTGCGTGACAGCATCATTAGCATTAGTGCCAACTGAAGGCTTTGTGATAACCTCAGCTTCTCCTTCCCACACTTTTTTACCTGTACCACCCCAAATTTCTGCTGCAGGACGAGGTATTGGTAAACCACCCGCAACTTCTGGGCAAAATGCAACAATTAGATTTTGTCGCTGCCATTCCTTAACAACAGGGTGCCTGATAAGACAGTGGCTTCCATTGTAACGTACTTTTTCACCTAACAAACAACTACTTATTAATACTTTCTGGGTCATCAAACTACTTCATCTCAAACTCGTTTTTCTTAACCTACTCTTTCTCAATTGGCTTTTTTTCAAACAAAGGTTTTATTAAGTCAACTGGCAAGGGAAATATGATAGTTGAATTCTTATCAACAGCAACCTCTGTCAGGGTTTGCATATAACGCAATTGTAGTGCTTGTTGTTGCTGAGAAAGCACTTTGGCTGCTTGTAATAATTTTTCTGATGCTTCTAATTCACCAGTTGCATGTATCACCTTGGCTCGCCGCTCACGCTCAGCCTCTGCCTGTTTTGCTATTGCCCGTATCATACTCTCATCCAAGTCCACATGTTTTATTTCAACGTTGCTGACTTTTATCCCCCAAGTATCCGTTTGCTCATCAAGAATTGTTTGGATAGCCTCATTTAAATGATCCCTTGCGGTAAGCATTTCATCCAACTCATGTTGGCCTAGAATAGATCGTAGTGTCGTTTGTGAAAGCTGACTGGTTGCTTCTAAAAAATTTTCCACATTAATAATGGCTTGTTTCGCATCAACGACCCTAAAATAAATAACTGCATTTACTTTCACAGATACATTATCACGAGAGATCACATCTTGAGTGGGAACATCAAGCACTCGTGTTCGCAAGTCTACCCTGACCATCTGCTGGATTATAGGAATAACAATTATCAATCCTGGTCCTTTCACCCTATAAAACTTACCTAGCAAAAACACTACAGCTCGTTCATATTCTCTCATCATATGAAAAGTATTGGCCAAAATCACTACAGCCAATAAGACAATCGAGGCCCAAAAATAATACATTAGTTGTCTCCCCGTTCAACTGTTAATATTAAGCCATTAACAGCTTTAACTGTAATCTTTTCCCCTTGTTTTAAGGGGGTGTCTGTTACAGCCTTCCACAACTCTCCATCGACTTTAACCATTCCCTGATCATTGAAATTGTTAATTACAATGCCACTCCGCCCTACAATAGTCGTAATACCAGATACAACAGGCTGTCGACGGCTCATAATCAATAACCTCAGCGTTACCATAAAAAGCAATATAGAAACTAAGGTAAAGGCAGCAATCACAGGTAAACCCACTTGATAGGGAACTTCTGGAGAATCAACCAACATAATCGACCCTAAAACAAAGGCTATAACCCCTCCAATCCCTAAAATACCAAAACTGGGTGAGAATGCTTCTGCCAGCATTAACAAAGCACCTAAAATAATCAGCCCGAAGCCAGTCCAATTAAATGGCAGCATTTGAAATGCATAGGCAGCTAATAATAAACAAATAGCACCAGTAATACCCGCTACCCCTATGCCAGGGTTATAAAACTCCAAAATCAGCCCATATAAGCCAATTAGCATTAAAATATAGGCAATATTCGGGTCAGTAATCACTTGTAAAAAACGATTACGCCAATCAGGTTTAACATAGTGAAGCGGCTTACCAGCTACCTCAAGCAATACTTTCGACTCATTCACTGCAACCTTTTTCAAATGTAACTGCTTAATTAAATCAGCTACATCATTAGCTATTAAGTCAATTACATTTTTTTTCAATGCCTCTTTAGCTGTTAAGCTTGCTGCATTCCTTACCGCTTGCTCTGCCCACTCACTATTACGGTTACGTTCTTTGGCTAACCCTTTTATATAAGCGACAGCATCATTAATCTGCTTTCTTTGCATAGTCGTTTGCGCATCAGCAGGCTGCTGTTTGTTACCTTCTTTGTCAGTAGCTTTATTCTGTTCCTCTTTTTCCGTTTGCT
It encodes:
- a CDS encoding PspA/IM30 family protein, which produces MGILNKLMTAIRGAATEAGEAIVDSQALRILDQEIRDASEELNRSKTALANIMAKQKLVTDKCSQLTAKINEYEQYAGQALDKGDEALAISIAEKIAELEAQLTSEEEVKAGYTKSVESLRSAVKHAESNLKRLRQQVDTVKATDSVQKAQAAVAARYSGANSRMTTAADSLERIKQKQAERAAQMEAAHELSTECAENDLESKMKAAGIKANASSANDVLARLKAKNTAK
- a CDS encoding transporter substrate-binding domain-containing protein, with product MLKRLLAAIFLTLFSYTSIAGEEIPIWSYYESPPFGVNEDKSDITSFLATYLTSHSGGKWSFISKFLPRPRLNKYLEEQQKGIAIWANPIWFGDKSETRYDWTNSVVLGRNEIVSLKESPVPYQEPSSLTGKKFGGVRGHRYVGIDDLVSNGKINRKDSASFEKNFLKLLSKRVDVILIPRGELFHLMKKNNAEDKIYIASQPHQVYKRKMLVTKNLPGVRDFINNQLNTLKNNNDWITLLKNAGIYKESQ
- a CDS encoding GGDEF domain-containing protein; the encoded protein is MKDHHSLLSFPVNLNYADELNNDFRKLKFSPDIETVFRSYYDEETLRMRQLAILVGCFLWPLFTIMDIFIAPPQYLSIFLFIRLAIVMPILLVMLKVVYSIRWQSYTRYYAVLVGAFVNAGVVIIVNLGHYYNPDYPYEGIILIWLFCFFLSGMVVREAILVTFLPFICYIGIELFIIGNIALAMTSGLILFGTYIICAIGSYLVEFRTRESFLTKGMLTQLADTDSLTGIFNRRYFNNQCLRLWKQACRENKCLGILLLDIDHFKQYNDNYGHSEGDETLKQVASFLQKLAKRPMDVVARYGGEEFAVILYDINMEGMERYCQKLVKGVHDLKIPHGFSPSGDFITISCGARLMAANSTTALNQAIKDADHSLYEAKAQGRNQYNIYGLDLLPRETVMKIL
- a CDS encoding DUF523 domain-containing protein, encoding MTQKVLISSCLLGEKVRYNGSHCLIRHPVVKEWQRQNLIVAFCPEVAGGLPIPRPAAEIWGGTGKKVWEGEAEVITKPSVGTNANDAVTQDVIVTQSFKTGAEQCLALVHQHQIKLAILKAKSPSCGSEAIYDGSFSGQLRAGEGVTTALLVKYGVKVFSELQLEQAYEYWLGL
- a CDS encoding slipin family protein, which produces MYYFWASIVLLAVVILANTFHMMREYERAVVFLLGKFYRVKGPGLIIVIPIIQQMVRVDLRTRVLDVPTQDVISRDNVSVKVNAVIYFRVVDAKQAIINVENFLEATSQLSQTTLRSILGQHELDEMLTARDHLNEAIQTILDEQTDTWGIKVSNVEIKHVDLDESMIRAIAKQAEAERERRAKVIHATGELEASEKLLQAAKVLSQQQQALQLRYMQTLTEVAVDKNSTIIFPLPVDLIKPLFEKKPIEKE
- a CDS encoding NfeD family protein, producing MRTHVKVLCYVKRLFALLLLFFLTQIVAVTSLEATETTEGDVTPIQQAVWVLEVKGAIGPASADYIIRGVEDAAVANASLVVLLLDTPGGLDMAMRDIVQAILASKVPVATFVYPKGARAASAGTFILYASHIAVMAPATSLGAATPVQIGAPQVPKQTEKEEQNKATDKEGNKQQPADAQTTMQRKQINDAVAYIKGLAKERNRNSEWAEQAVRNAASLTAKEALKKNVIDLIANDVADLIKQLHLKKVAVNESKVLLEVAGKPLHYVKPDWRNRFLQVITDPNIAYILMLIGLYGLILEFYNPGIGVAGITGAICLLLAAYAFQMLPFNWTGFGLIILGALLMLAEAFSPSFGILGIGGVIAFVLGSIMLVDSPEVPYQVGLPVIAAFTLVSILLFMVTLRLLIMSRRQPVVSGITTIVGRSGIVINNFNDQGMVKVDGELWKAVTDTPLKQGEKITVKAVNGLILTVERGDN